A genome region from Glutamicibacter arilaitensis Re117 includes the following:
- a CDS encoding phosphoribosyltransferase, producing MTSIDDSGVSVLSEPEREILTWDTFGEASRELAQTIVDDGFEPDIVLAVARGGLLLAGSISYALGVKACGALNVEFYTGIGTVLPEPVVLPPMLDDGHLRDKKILIVDDVSDSGRTLEKVVDLVSAWGAEVKTVCLYTKPRTIMVPDYEWRRTDKWITFPWSDLPPVTASAAK from the coding sequence ATGACTAGCATTGACGATTCCGGGGTATCCGTCCTTTCAGAGCCAGAGCGCGAGATCCTCACCTGGGACACCTTCGGTGAAGCTTCCCGTGAGCTCGCGCAGACCATTGTCGACGATGGCTTCGAGCCAGATATCGTTCTGGCAGTTGCACGAGGCGGCTTGCTGCTAGCCGGATCGATTTCCTACGCTCTGGGCGTCAAGGCCTGCGGTGCGCTGAACGTCGAGTTCTACACCGGCATCGGCACTGTCTTGCCTGAGCCAGTGGTCCTTCCTCCAATGCTGGACGATGGCCACCTGCGCGACAAGAAGATCCTGATCGTTGACGACGTCTCCGACTCCGGCCGCACCCTGGAAAAGGTTGTCGACTTGGTCTCCGCTTGGGGCGCCGAGGTCAAGACCGTGTGCTTGTACACCAAGCCACGCACCATCATGGTTCCGGATTACGAATGGCGCCGTACCGACAAATGGATCACCTTCCCATGGTCGGATCTGCCACCAGTTACCGCCAGCGCAGCCAAGTAA
- a CDS encoding DUF5129 domain-containing protein, translated as MSLRTWSIRIASTATVLAIGVASAIPAAQAGNSIQLAAGQNLESVTIEDSTGMLNEQRLREALEELDFNEPTDVAVYARNGEYSDDINTKTLEFAKSSHPEWISAKPEDYGDYWADGLFIITLSIEGRGDGQIGTYFGEDRKVSESAMESIHEAGYDDFNLSRWTDGVIAVADQAAVIMNRPWYEHPALWIAGGSAGVVGAIVGGAVMHTRSKRRETFAEELRQGGLHLTNVTMDLDETELAARTLPATSQHAIELEQRFAKFMTKYRACFEAQQALESSGKKERSGYEGVRFAKEFKESAQSLDLTDDAIIAASALYTRSASWKDAWHAQTKPLEDDLAEIRELLQDVEPELMGSAAALASYREVATEQLRELSVQLEEESITVDQALDSLSALRAELTEKLDIFAQAQIEVYAESAEEKADMQSELKKSRYESRANQNSVGTILDVLNPSSMYWRVGSYHHGYTAGVSAVTASREAASSSGGISSGYSGGGSFSGAGGSSRF; from the coding sequence GTGAGCCTGCGAACCTGGAGCATTCGAATCGCCAGCACTGCCACGGTACTTGCCATCGGTGTGGCCAGTGCGATCCCTGCCGCGCAGGCAGGCAATTCAATACAGCTCGCTGCCGGACAGAACCTGGAATCGGTCACCATCGAGGACTCCACTGGCATGCTCAATGAGCAGCGGCTGCGTGAAGCACTGGAGGAACTCGACTTCAATGAGCCCACGGACGTAGCCGTCTACGCCCGCAACGGCGAGTATTCCGATGACATCAATACCAAGACCTTGGAATTCGCCAAGTCGTCGCATCCGGAATGGATATCTGCCAAGCCGGAAGACTACGGGGACTATTGGGCCGATGGGCTGTTCATCATCACGCTGTCCATTGAAGGCCGCGGGGATGGGCAGATCGGCACGTATTTCGGTGAAGACCGCAAAGTCTCCGAGAGTGCAATGGAGAGTATCCATGAGGCTGGCTATGATGACTTCAACCTTTCGCGGTGGACCGACGGCGTGATTGCCGTAGCAGACCAGGCGGCCGTGATCATGAATCGACCCTGGTACGAGCATCCGGCGTTGTGGATCGCCGGCGGAAGCGCCGGAGTGGTCGGTGCCATCGTTGGCGGCGCCGTGATGCACACCCGGTCAAAACGACGGGAAACTTTTGCCGAAGAACTGCGCCAGGGCGGATTGCATCTGACCAACGTCACCATGGACCTGGATGAAACTGAACTAGCGGCCAGGACGCTGCCGGCCACCTCGCAGCACGCGATCGAATTGGAACAGCGCTTCGCCAAGTTCATGACCAAATACCGTGCCTGTTTCGAAGCGCAGCAAGCACTGGAAAGTTCGGGCAAGAAGGAGCGCTCCGGCTATGAAGGGGTTCGATTTGCCAAAGAATTCAAAGAATCAGCGCAGTCCTTGGACCTGACCGATGACGCCATCATTGCCGCGTCGGCGCTGTATACCCGCTCAGCTTCTTGGAAAGATGCTTGGCACGCGCAGACCAAGCCGCTGGAAGATGACCTGGCTGAGATTAGGGAGCTGCTCCAGGACGTTGAACCGGAGTTAATGGGCAGCGCTGCTGCGTTGGCTTCCTATCGGGAAGTGGCAACAGAGCAGCTGAGAGAACTGTCGGTGCAGCTGGAGGAAGAGTCGATCACCGTGGACCAAGCGCTCGACTCATTATCGGCACTGCGTGCCGAATTGACCGAGAAGCTGGATATCTTCGCCCAGGCGCAAATCGAAGTGTATGCCGAAAGTGCAGAAGAAAAAGCCGATATGCAATCGGAACTGAAGAAGTCCCGTTACGAATCCAGAGCCAACCAGAATTCTGTCGGCACCATCCTGGATGTCTTGAATCCATCTTCGATGTACTGGCGCGTGGGCAGCTACCACCACGGATATACCGCAGGGGTCAGTGCAGTGACCGCGTCGCGTGAAGCAGCGAGCTCATCTGGCGGAATATCCAGCGGCTATTCTGGAGGTGGAAGCTTCTCCGGGGCTGGTGGATCTTCCCGTTTCTAA
- a CDS encoding 4'-phosphopantetheinyl transferase family protein, translating to MVQTRTELDGGPRYWQEERYILGAAPQRQQEFRTVRVCARRALASLGFADFALVPDGKRAPIWPEGVLGSMTHCAGFRAAAVASSADLRSIGIDAELHMPLPEEIHGIVLLPEEQQLVQDLAASHPGIAWDRLIFSAKESVFKAWFPLTRQWLDFLECRISIDIPTQRFQASIRDEHALAAKRGLSVMDGGWKAEGPSGQGLLGTCITVP from the coding sequence GTGGTTCAAACCCGCACCGAACTTGACGGCGGGCCACGTTATTGGCAAGAAGAGCGCTATATCCTAGGAGCGGCGCCGCAGCGGCAACAAGAGTTCCGTACTGTCCGTGTCTGCGCTCGCCGTGCGTTGGCATCATTGGGTTTTGCAGACTTTGCCTTGGTTCCCGATGGCAAACGGGCCCCTATTTGGCCAGAAGGTGTTCTGGGTAGCATGACCCATTGCGCTGGCTTCAGGGCCGCCGCGGTTGCTTCAAGCGCCGACCTTCGCTCGATTGGCATCGATGCTGAACTGCACATGCCCCTGCCTGAAGAAATCCATGGGATCGTGCTGCTTCCCGAGGAACAGCAACTGGTCCAGGACCTGGCTGCGTCCCATCCGGGCATTGCGTGGGATCGGCTGATTTTCAGCGCCAAGGAAAGTGTCTTTAAAGCCTGGTTCCCGCTGACCCGGCAATGGCTGGATTTCTTGGAATGCAGGATTTCCATCGACATCCCCACGCAGCGTTTCCAGGCAAGCATCCGCGACGAGCATGCATTGGCTGCAAAACGTGGCCTTTCGGTGATGGATGGCGGCTGGAAAGCAGAAGGCCCCAGCGGCCAGGGGCTGCTGGGGACCTGCATCACCGTTCCCTAA
- the ppk2 gene encoding polyphosphate kinase 2, with amino-acid sequence MTVETPLLDESFLGYSVLDNDDDDPVLVRADGSIVDTWRENYPYAEKLDRATYELQKRALQIELLKLQKWAKANGRRIMIVFEGRDAAGKGGTIKRFTEHLNPRGARVVALEKPSERESTQWYYQRYVQHFPSAGEIVLFDRSWYNRAGVERAMGFCTQEQVAHFLDQTPAFEKMVVDEGIDLIKFWFSVSASEQLTRFTIRRIDPVRQWKLSPMDLESLDKWDKYTEAKKEMFLKTDTEHAPWTVVKSNDKKRARLQAMRHVLNLFDYKGKDHELVGSPDPRIVGRAANVITHGEEF; translated from the coding sequence ATGACTGTAGAGACCCCGCTGCTCGATGAATCCTTCCTCGGCTACTCCGTCCTGGACAACGACGATGACGACCCGGTGCTGGTCCGCGCCGATGGAAGCATCGTGGATACCTGGCGGGAGAACTACCCCTACGCTGAGAAGCTCGACCGGGCCACCTATGAGCTCCAGAAGCGGGCGTTGCAGATCGAGCTGCTGAAACTGCAGAAGTGGGCCAAGGCGAACGGCCGCCGCATTATGATCGTCTTCGAAGGCCGTGACGCCGCCGGCAAAGGCGGCACGATCAAGCGTTTCACCGAGCACCTGAATCCGCGCGGAGCCCGGGTAGTAGCCTTGGAGAAGCCCAGCGAACGCGAGTCGACGCAGTGGTACTACCAGCGCTACGTGCAGCATTTCCCTTCGGCGGGCGAGATCGTGCTCTTCGACCGGTCTTGGTACAACCGTGCCGGGGTCGAACGGGCCATGGGATTTTGCACCCAAGAGCAGGTAGCGCATTTCCTTGACCAGACGCCGGCCTTTGAGAAGATGGTCGTCGATGAGGGGATCGATCTAATTAAGTTCTGGTTCTCGGTTTCCGCCAGCGAGCAATTGACCCGTTTCACGATTCGCCGTATCGATCCGGTGCGCCAGTGGAAGCTCTCCCCCATGGATCTTGAGTCCCTGGATAAATGGGACAAGTACACCGAAGCCAAAAAGGAAATGTTCCTCAAGACCGACACGGAGCATGCCCCGTGGACCGTGGTGAAATCAAATGACAAGAAGCGCGCCCGGTTGCAAGCGATGCGCCACGTCCTGAATCTTTTCGATTACAAGGGCAAGGACCACGAACTGGTGGGATCACCCGATCCGAGGATCGTCGGCCGTGCAGCCAACGTGATTACCCACGGCGAGGAATTCTAA